A genomic region of Borrelia duttonii Ly contains the following coding sequences:
- the nrdF gene encoding class 1b ribonucleoside-diphosphate reductase subunit beta — MRKNREAINWNRLNNGYTKMFWDQNIRQFWVDEEIPISDDKLVWNTLSVDERDVYEKVLGGLTLLDTEQGSVGMPRIALAIDNLDYKPILGFMGAMEHMHAKSYSSIFSSLSNIDRIDYIFDWVKTYRNYQEKLELILGKYNNIHDRMSLYQALCTSVFLETFLFYSGFFYPLYLAGQGKMVNSGEIINLILRDESVHGVFVGLLAQEEFDKMTMKEQELAYKEMLLILEKLYSLEREYTKELYSCVGLESAVDVFVRYNADKALMNLGFDTKFNIKDTDVNPLVLNGLRTDTKTHDFFSTKGNGYIKPMRVEPLHDDDFM, encoded by the coding sequence ATGAGAAAAAATAGAGAAGCCATCAATTGGAATAGGCTTAATAATGGCTATACTAAGATGTTTTGGGATCAAAATATAAGACAATTTTGGGTAGATGAGGAGATTCCAATTTCTGATGATAAGTTGGTTTGGAATACATTGTCTGTTGATGAGAGAGATGTTTATGAGAAGGTTTTAGGTGGACTTACATTATTAGACACAGAACAAGGTTCTGTTGGTATGCCACGTATAGCTTTAGCTATAGATAATCTAGATTATAAGCCAATTCTTGGATTTATGGGTGCTATGGAGCATATGCATGCTAAGAGCTATAGTAGCATTTTCTCAAGTCTTTCTAATATCGATCGCATAGATTATATATTTGATTGGGTTAAAACTTATAGAAATTATCAAGAAAAGTTAGAATTGATTTTGGGTAAATATAATAACATACACGATAGAATGAGTTTATATCAAGCATTGTGTACTTCCGTATTTCTTGAGACATTTTTATTTTATTCAGGCTTTTTTTATCCATTGTATCTTGCAGGACAAGGTAAGATGGTTAATAGTGGTGAGATTATTAATTTAATATTGCGTGATGAATCTGTTCATGGTGTATTTGTGGGTCTTTTGGCTCAAGAAGAATTTGATAAAATGACAATGAAAGAACAAGAGCTTGCATATAAAGAAATGTTATTAATTTTAGAAAAACTTTATTCTCTTGAGAGAGAATATACTAAAGAGCTTTATTCTTGTGTGGGGCTTGAATCTGCTGTTGATGTTTTTGTGAGGTATAATGCTGATAAAGCATTGATGAATTTGGGTTTTGATACTAAATTTAATATTAAAGATACTGATGTTAATCCTTTAGTTTTAAATGGTCTTAGAACTGATACTAAAACTCATGATTTTTTCTCTACTAAAGGTAATGGTTATATAAAGCCTATGCGTGTTGAGCCTTTGCATGATGATGATTTTATGTGA